AATTACAACATATGTGTAATTAATATACACCACGAATATTAATGGAAGCTTATTTGCCTATACAGAAGCTTGAGAAAATTTTTCCCAGCAAATCATCCGTCGTGAACTCGCCGGTAATTTCATTTAAGGATTGATGAGCCAGGCGCAGATCGTCTGCCAGTAATTCACCGGCCTTTGCTTGCTGCAATTGCAATTGGCCATTGAGCAATAATTCTTCTGCCTGTTTAAGCGCTGCCAAATGACGCCGCCTGGCAATAAACTGCCCCTCCGTGGGCTGGTACCCAACCACGTCTTTGATTTTTGTTTTCAATAAATCAATTCCAATCCCTGATTTGGCTGATAAATAAATGTCATTGTCCTGCTGAGAGGGTTGACGATTGGCTTTATCAATTTTATTGAATACCTTGATGACAGGCACATTCGGAGGCAGTTGTTGTTGAATAGCCTGACTGAGTTCCAAGACCTGATGCGTATCCTCAATATCGATCACCATCAGCACACAATCAGCCCGGCTGACTTCCTGCCAGGCGCGCTTAATGCCTTCCTTCTCAACGACATCCTCACTTTCCCTCAAACCGGCTGTGTCAATAAGGTGCATGGGCAGATCATCAAGGAGAATGTGTTCGCGCATGACATCCCGGGTAGTTCCGGCAATGTCGGTAACGATAGCGACTTCCCGACCGGCCAGCGCATTGATTAAAGTCGATTTACCGGCATTGGGCTTTCCAGCAATAACGACGCCCAAGCCTTCACGAAGCAGAGTGCCCTGGGCCGCCATGGCGCCAATGGCCTGTACATCCGTCAATAAATCGGAGAGCATGCCCGCAATTTTACCGTCAGCAAGAAAATCAATTTCTTCCTCCGGGAAATCAATGGCGGCTTCTACGTACATGCGAAGGTAAATCAGTTTGTCATTCAAGGCATGGATCTTTTTTGAAAAATCACCTTGAAGCGAGCGGACTGCAAGGCGAGCCGCGGTTTCAGAACTGGCATTAATTAAATCGGCAATCGCCTCAGCCTGCGTTAAATCCATTTTATCATTCAGGAATGCCCGCTCGGAAAATTCACCGGGCCGCGCCAGGCGGGCGCCTAATTCCACACACCGTTTCACCAGCAGGTCTAAAACCACCGGTGAGCCGTGGGCATGAAGTTCAACCACGTCTTCGC
This Legionella sp. MW5194 DNA region includes the following protein-coding sequences:
- the mnmE gene encoding tRNA uridine-5-carboxymethylaminomethyl(34) synthesis GTPase MnmE — its product is MQEETIVAIATPPGRGGVGIIRLSGPASYAIALHLTHKKQLKPRLATYTSFFNPLSEAIDSGLALFFKAPHSFTGEDVVELHAHGSPVVLDLLVKRCVELGARLARPGEFSERAFLNDKMDLTQAEAIADLINASSETAARLAVRSLQGDFSKKIHALNDKLIYLRMYVEAAIDFPEEEIDFLADGKIAGMLSDLLTDVQAIGAMAAQGTLLREGLGVVIAGKPNAGKSTLINALAGREVAIVTDIAGTTRDVMREHILLDDLPMHLIDTAGLRESEDVVEKEGIKRAWQEVSRADCVLMVIDIEDTHQVLELSQAIQQQLPPNVPVIKVFNKIDKANRQPSQQDNDIYLSAKSGIGIDLLKTKIKDVVGYQPTEGQFIARRRHLAALKQAEELLLNGQLQLQQAKAGELLADDLRLAHQSLNEITGEFTTDDLLGKIFSSFCIGK